In Cystobacter fuscus DSM 2262, the genomic stretch AGCCCGCGGGGACCACGGTGCTCGCCGAGGGGTTGAAGGGGCCAGTGGGGCTCGCGGCCGACACGGAGGCGGAGGAGCCGGGGGTGTACGTCACCGAGGTGCGCTCGGGGAACGTGACCCGGGTGCGTCTGTCCGACGGCGCCCGGCGCACGGTGGCCAAGGGCCTCAAGGCCCCCGAGGGCATCGCCCGGCATCCGGACGGTGGGCTGATCGTCGCCGAGGTGGGCCGCAAGCAACTGGTGCGCATCGATCCGGCCACGGGACGCTCCACCGTGCTCGCGCGCAACCTGCGCATCGGTCTGCCCGAGAGCGAGGGCCTGCCGCCCGGCTACCTCCCCACGGGCGTCGCCGTGGGCCGCTCGGGCACCATCTATCTGACGTCCGACATGGAGAGCGCCCTCTACCGGTTCGTGCCGGTGCCCTGACGGGGCCGCACGCCCTCAAGACTCGGGGTGTCCCGTGTCCACCTGGGACGCCCCTTCTCGCGCGAAGCGCACCAGTTCCTGGAGGAGTACAGGGGACGGATTCAATCCCCCGACCGGGTCCGCTTCCGTGTCCGGGACGGCCGCGCTGGGGCCGACGCCAGGCGCAGGGCCTCGATCAGCGCGGCCAGGGCGGGCGGGAGCTGGCGACGGCTCGGGTAGTAGAGATGGCAGCCGGGCCATACCGGGCACCACTCCTCCAGGACGCGGATCAAATCACCCCGGGCGAGGTGCTCGGCGGCCACATCCTCGAGGACATACGCGAGCCCCTGGCCCATCAGGGCGGCCGTCAGGATCATGTCGTCGTCATTGAAGACGAGCGCTCCATCGGGCTTCCATTGAAGGGAGTGACCGTCCCGCTCGAAGGTCCAGGGGTACAAGCCGCCCAGGGTCGTCATCCGGTAGGAGATGCAGCGATGTCCGGCGAGCTCCTTGGGGGTGGTGGGCCGGGGATGCCGGGCGAAGTAGGCCGCGGAGCCCACGACCGCGATCCGCACGTCCGGGCTCACCCGGATGGCGATCATGTCCTTGTCCAGAGCACCGCCGAACCGGATGCCCGCGTCGTACCGGCTGGCGACGATGTCGGTCAGGCCATCATCGAGCGACAGTTCGAAGCGGATGTCCGGATGGGCCTCCAGGAACCGGGGCAGGATGGGCCAGAGCACGTGGGTCGCGGCATAGCGGAACGTGGTGAGGCGCACGGTGCCCGCGGGCTTGTCCCGCATCGCGCCCAGCGCCGTCAGCTCCGACTGGATGGACTCGAACGCCGGCCGCAGCGTCAGGAGCAGACGCTCTCCCGCCTCGGTGGTCGACACACTGCGAGTCGTTCGTGTCAGCAACCGCAAGCCCAGACGGCCCTCCAGGGCCCGCATCGCATGACTCAAGGCCGAGGGGGACATGCCCAGCGTCGCCGCCGCGCGCGTGAAGCTCTTCTCCTCGGCGACGGCCACGAACGCCGCCAGGTCGTTCATCTCGTTGCGCTTCATTGCTGCATGCACCTCACAACCTCATGCCGACCCGGCTATCTACTCGACGGCCCTGGCACGCGCCATGTTGCGCGGCATGAACCCCACCGCCTTCCGGCCTCTCGGCCATTCTGGATTGATCGTCGGCCCGCTCTGCCT encodes the following:
- a CDS encoding NHL repeat domain protein, coding for MSTRMTFPMNVSLSAKHVVLSSAYLASVQVLERATGDILRTLPNTNGVQGALELPDGTLLVAEAATGRLVKVDAAEPAGTTVLAEGLKGPVGLAADTEAEEPGVYVTEVRSGNVTRVRLSDGARRTVAKGLKAPEGIARHPDGGLIVAEVGRKQLVRIDPATGRSTVLARNLRIGLPESEGLPPGYLPTGVAVGRSGTIYLTSDMESALYRFVPVP
- a CDS encoding LysR family transcriptional regulator, whose protein sequence is MKRNEMNDLAAFVAVAEEKSFTRAAATLGMSPSALSHAMRALEGRLGLRLLTRTTRSVSTTEAGERLLLTLRPAFESIQSELTALGAMRDKPAGTVRLTTFRYAATHVLWPILPRFLEAHPDIRFELSLDDGLTDIVASRYDAGIRFGGALDKDMIAIRVSPDVRIAVVGSAAYFARHPRPTTPKELAGHRCISYRMTTLGGLYPWTFERDGHSLQWKPDGALVFNDDDMILTAALMGQGLAYVLEDVAAEHLARGDLIRVLEEWCPVWPGCHLYYPSRRQLPPALAALIEALRLASAPARPSRTRKRTRSGD